From Montipora foliosa isolate CH-2021 chromosome 6, ASM3666993v2, whole genome shotgun sequence, a single genomic window includes:
- the LOC138006640 gene encoding E3 ubiquitin-protein ligase RNF103-like, which translates to MLARLFVVVLTYIFLIFLIVRVFEISSTWLKAGCLASQLLNPFALSVKKLKSILEQRGVSYSGMVEKQELVELVEACGVITEAESCSVDAESATDKNEVSEDLSFTGASHFFEEVEDTKAATWLVDVIPEGHSSFLRRKQWVALKRKISRFGIRIGTFSCQNELTLCRKYGWRKPSLVISTPQGNHPKGNVILKTYQSKPSVDLVFQWINNELSSKIVTFDTVKSFVGKFEANMRENPVYVVLFSKLPQPPMLLGSLSVHFTGRVGFGHVQISLSEWKTARHILKEYNIDNFPCLMIFTPERNWTYGHRKGEWLDYKYLELYLRTIHPEVNDIFVTLLFIVNISCVMELFLINGGILKRTVHFVWLLTFYNTGLIILCLPVVTLFQLPLLSPVLDLALKYCRYIMTSHAASLLRDYTTLALQHKGLAFFGYVVYGLLLRLIQRKFKYHFGLEDEDNTIISARGWFSQDLHYLTNVVQSFPSLRQSQVDYSASGLEDGFELLIRRLAVPDLWLRPLIPTDYINKLPVWKFCVSNSRQCSHSKTGHCDLKQRKTMICCDSSKPAGVLMAQECAICLEEFSQGCLLLGLPCGHCYHQQCIKAWLCGGGSSSHYCCPVCRWPAYKQKPLALGDNDLRSQIIGT; encoded by the coding sequence ATGTTGGCACGGTTATTTGTGGTAGTGTTAACTTACATTTTCTTGATCTTTCTGATTGTCCGAGTTTTTGAAATATCTTCGACATGGCTAAAAGCGGGGTGCCTGGCCAGCCAGCTTTTAAACCCGTTTGCTCTGAGTGTGAAAAAGCTCAAATCGATCTTGGAGCAACGGGGTGTGAGTTATTCGGGGATGGTGGAGAAACAAGAACTGGTCGAGCTCGTCGAAGCTTGTGGAGTGATAACTGAAGCGGAGAGCTGCTCAGTGGACGCAGAGAGTGCGACTGACAAAAACGAAGTGAGCGAGGACTTGAGCTTCACCGGTGCATCTCATTTCTTTGAAGAGGTCGAAGATACTAAAGCAGCAACTTGGTTAGTTGATGTCATTCCGGAGGGTCACTCTTCTTTCCTCCGTAGAAAGCAATGGGTAGCTCTCAAAAGAAAGATATCTCGATTTGGTATAAGAATAGGAACGTTCAGTTGTCAGAATGAACTGACATTGTGCAGGAAATACGGTTGGCGCAAACCGTCGTTGGTTATATCTACTCCCCAGGGAAATCATCCCAAAGGCAACGTCattttgaaaacatatcaaTCAAAACCGTCGGTGGATCTGGTTTTCCAGTGGATCAACAATGAGCTTTCCTCCAAAATAGTCACTTTTGACACAGTAAAGAGCTTTGTGGGTAAATTTGAAGCAAATATGAGAGAGAACCCTGTGTATGTAGTGTTATTTTCGAAACTACCACAGCCTCCCATGCTCCTTGGTTCGTTGTCGGTTCATTTCACTGGAAGGGTTGGATTTGGACACGTTCAAATAAGCCTATCGGAGTGGAAAACAGCAAGGCATATTTTGAAAGAATATAACATCGACAATTTTCCTTGCCTTATGATATTTACACCCGAGAGAAATTGGACGTACGGCCACAGAAAAGGAGAATGGCTAGATTATAAGTACCTGGAATTGTATTTACGGACCATTCATCCAGAAGTTAACGATATTTTCGTTACGTTGTTGTTCATAGTAAACATAAGTTGTGTTATGGAATTATTCTTAATTAATGGTGGAATACTGAAAAGGACCGTTCACTTTGTGTGGTTATTGACATTCTATAACACAGGCCTTATTATATTGTGTCTTCCTGTAGTCACTCTGTTTCAACTTCCATTGCTGAGTCCAGTTCTTGATCTTGCTCTCAAGTATTGCCGGTACATAATGACATCACATGCGGCATCATTGCTGAGAGATTATACTACACTTGCCTTGCAGCACAAAGGGCTTGCGTTTTTTGGCTATGTAGTTTATGGTCTCCTATTAAGATTGATTCAAAGAAAGTTCAAATACCATTTTGGCCTTGAAGATGAAGACAACACCATCATATCAGCAAGAGGATGGTTTTCTCAAGACTTGCATTACTTAACCAATGTTGTTCAAAGTTTTCCATCCCTCAGACAGTCACAAGTGGACTACAGTGCTTCAGGACTAGAAGACGGATTTGAGCTGCTTATCCGACGCCTTGCTGTCCCTGACCTTTGGCTGCGTCCATTAATTCCCACTGATTACATCAACAAACTGCCAGTGTGGAAATTTTGTGTTTCCAATTCACGTCAATGCAGTCATTCCAAAACAGGGCATTgtgatctaaaacaaagaaagactATGATATGCTGTGATTCTTCCAAGCCAGCGGGTGTGTTAATGGCTCAGGAGTGTGCTATATGTCTGGAGGAATTCAGTCAAGGTTGCTTGTTGCTGGGATTGCCATGTGGCCACTGCTACCATCAGCAATGCATCAAGGCATGGCTATGTGGTGGTGGTAGCAGCAGCCACTATTGTTGTCCTGTTTGTCGCTGGCCAGCATACAAACAAAAGCCATTAGCATTGGGTGATAATGATTTGAGGAGCCAAATTATTGGCACATAA
- the LOC138006647 gene encoding early growth response protein 1-like isoform X2, with translation MMITMTEALDSLAQVATDQLFGFDTASLLTPQLARQVPQLNAEEFSFVQAGMDEPTNIFGDLDLDYPVPDVKQEGANQVSKACQQRLAHFKVPSLHDVISGPSGSTPPPSGQASPYSSPAHNLWIPDRTVLTPLISQGGTTPWSSFFQDPKLPMPHETSTGSTKVVTPNPQDLQQEQVPISASNNLSGMTKIPSQGNLYQRPIQQQVSSSSPMFMQATATLNMKWPILGAPSPFPTSMSPDTVMDKLLLHTATQPDFLAAPNKPVQRGRPAKAGSSLLKAKRTNLTQGRSRTPPSERPYACPVETCPRRFSRSDELTRHMRTHTGQKPFQCRICMRNFSRSDHLTTHIRTHTGEKPFACETCGRRFARSDERRRHMKIHLREQAKKEEEARKAMVSQSNGTVSPINNRSPQSTPSPIQVPVTSMNSY, from the exons ATGATGATCACCATGACAGAAGCTTTGGATAGCCTTGCTCAAGTTGCCACGGATCAACTTTTTGGTTTCGACACTGCCAGTCTTTTGACGCCCCAGTTAGCTCGCCAAGTCCCTCAACTGAACGCCGAAGAGTTTTCATTCGTTCAGGCAGGCATGGATGAACCTACCAACATTTTTG GAGACCTTGACTTGGACTATCCTGTACCGGACGTCAAGCAGGAAGGAGCCAATCAGGTCAGCAAAGCTTGCCAACAACGCTTGGCCCATTTCAAAGTTCCAAGTCTACATGATGTAATTTCTGGCCCTTCTGGGTCAACTCCTCCACCAAGCGGACAAGCTTCCCCTTACAGTTCACCCGCTCACAACCTCTGGATTCCTGATCGTACAGTTCTCACTCCTTTAATCAGTCAGGGTGGTACGACGCCTTGGAGTTCGTTTTTCCAAGATCCAAAACTCCCAATGCCACACGAAACCAGTACAGGGTCAACCAAGGTGGTGACACCCAATCCGCAAGATCTACAACAAGAGCAAGTTCCCATCTCCGCTAGTAACAATCTTTCTGGCATGACTAAAATCCCTTCACAGGGTAATTTATATCAGCGACCCATTCAGCAGCAAGTGAGCTCTTCATCACCAATGTTCATGCAAGCTACAGCTACACTTAATATGAAGTGGCCAATCCTTGGTGCTCCTTCTCCTTTCCCTACCAGCATGTCCCCCGATACAGTGATGGACAAGTTGCTACTGCATACAGCAACTCAACCAGACTTCCTTGCCGCACCGAATAAGCCTGTTCAAAGGGGTCGCCCTGCCAAAGCTGGTAGCAGTTTACTCAAAGCTAAGCGTACCAATCTTACTCAAGGACGTTCACGAACACCACCCAGTGAGCGACCTTATGCTTGCCCTGTTGAAACGTGCCCAAGGAGGTTCTCAAGATCAGATGAACTGACACGTCACATGCGAACTCACACTGGTCAGAAACCATTCCAGTGCCGAATTTGCATGAGGAACTTCTCCCGCTCAGACCATTTGACAACCCACATCAGGACTCACACAGGGGAAAAGCCATTTGCCTGTGAAACCTGTGGTCGAAGATTTGCACGCTCAGATGAACGTCGACGCCACATGAAGATCCACTTAAGAGAACAAGCTAAGAAAGAGGAGGAGGCCAGAAAGGCTATGGTTTCTCAGTCCAATGGAACTGTTTCACCAATAAATAACAGGTCTCCTCAGTCAACACCTTCACCAATTCAAGTCCCAGTGACCTCAATGAATTCATACTAA
- the LOC138006666 gene encoding protein D2-like: MAPSHICIRLFAFCLLPFHGFHGLNGYRSFSDDRTSLTDEECGGFDNLSVHFGDYYFDCGQEVPLDQVNTQAPTVAYKKADESEKYLIAMVDPDAPYEDDPIYRSWLHWIVANVNGGDLLAGDTSGGDTFMKYAPPSPPKPKPGSQNDHRYFIYVFKQKQELDSSAQVADRKSFDIDEYREKLDLEPVAMNMFSTHRPEVL; encoded by the exons ATGGCGCCTAGTCACATATGCATACGTCTCTTCGCATTTTGTCTTTTGCCATTTCACGGCTTTCACGGCTTAAATGGCTATAGGTCCTTTAGCGATGACCGAACGTCTTTGACTGATGAAGAATGTGGCGGTTTTGACAACTTAAGTGTCCATTTTGGAGACTATTATTTTGATTGTGGGCAGGAGGTGCCGTTAGACCAAGTTAACACACAAGCCCCGACGGTTGCTTACAAAAAAGCG gaTGAATCAGAGAAATACCTGATAGCAATGGTGGACCCTGATGCTCCGTATGAAGATGACCCTATATACAGGAGTTGGCTTCACTGGATTGTTGCTAATGTTAAT GGAGGGGACCTGCTTGCTGGAGATACTTCTGGTGGTGATACATTTATGA AATATGCACCTCCCAGTCCCCCAAAACCCAAGCCAGGAAGCCAGAATGATCACAGGTACTTCATCTACGTGTTCAAACAAAAGCAAGAGTTGGACAGCAGTGCACAAGTTGCAGATCGCAAAAGCTTTGATATTGACGAGTACCGGGAAAAACTTGACCTGGAGCCTGTGGCTATGAACATGTTTAGCACTCATAGACCAGAAGTCTTATAA
- the LOC138006647 gene encoding early growth response protein 1-like isoform X1, with amino-acid sequence MMITMTEALDSLAQVATDQLFGFDTASLLTPQLARQVPQLNAEEFSFVQAGMDEPTNIFGEPVDFHGTSVPGDLDLDYPVPDVKQEGANQVSKACQQRLAHFKVPSLHDVISGPSGSTPPPSGQASPYSSPAHNLWIPDRTVLTPLISQGGTTPWSSFFQDPKLPMPHETSTGSTKVVTPNPQDLQQEQVPISASNNLSGMTKIPSQGNLYQRPIQQQVSSSSPMFMQATATLNMKWPILGAPSPFPTSMSPDTVMDKLLLHTATQPDFLAAPNKPVQRGRPAKAGSSLLKAKRTNLTQGRSRTPPSERPYACPVETCPRRFSRSDELTRHMRTHTGQKPFQCRICMRNFSRSDHLTTHIRTHTGEKPFACETCGRRFARSDERRRHMKIHLREQAKKEEEARKAMVSQSNGTVSPINNRSPQSTPSPIQVPVTSMNSY; translated from the exons ATGATGATCACCATGACAGAAGCTTTGGATAGCCTTGCTCAAGTTGCCACGGATCAACTTTTTGGTTTCGACACTGCCAGTCTTTTGACGCCCCAGTTAGCTCGCCAAGTCCCTCAACTGAACGCCGAAGAGTTTTCATTCGTTCAGGCAGGCATGGATGAACCTACCAACATTTTTGGTGAGCCGGTTGATTTCCACGGCACTTCTGTTCCAG GAGACCTTGACTTGGACTATCCTGTACCGGACGTCAAGCAGGAAGGAGCCAATCAGGTCAGCAAAGCTTGCCAACAACGCTTGGCCCATTTCAAAGTTCCAAGTCTACATGATGTAATTTCTGGCCCTTCTGGGTCAACTCCTCCACCAAGCGGACAAGCTTCCCCTTACAGTTCACCCGCTCACAACCTCTGGATTCCTGATCGTACAGTTCTCACTCCTTTAATCAGTCAGGGTGGTACGACGCCTTGGAGTTCGTTTTTCCAAGATCCAAAACTCCCAATGCCACACGAAACCAGTACAGGGTCAACCAAGGTGGTGACACCCAATCCGCAAGATCTACAACAAGAGCAAGTTCCCATCTCCGCTAGTAACAATCTTTCTGGCATGACTAAAATCCCTTCACAGGGTAATTTATATCAGCGACCCATTCAGCAGCAAGTGAGCTCTTCATCACCAATGTTCATGCAAGCTACAGCTACACTTAATATGAAGTGGCCAATCCTTGGTGCTCCTTCTCCTTTCCCTACCAGCATGTCCCCCGATACAGTGATGGACAAGTTGCTACTGCATACAGCAACTCAACCAGACTTCCTTGCCGCACCGAATAAGCCTGTTCAAAGGGGTCGCCCTGCCAAAGCTGGTAGCAGTTTACTCAAAGCTAAGCGTACCAATCTTACTCAAGGACGTTCACGAACACCACCCAGTGAGCGACCTTATGCTTGCCCTGTTGAAACGTGCCCAAGGAGGTTCTCAAGATCAGATGAACTGACACGTCACATGCGAACTCACACTGGTCAGAAACCATTCCAGTGCCGAATTTGCATGAGGAACTTCTCCCGCTCAGACCATTTGACAACCCACATCAGGACTCACACAGGGGAAAAGCCATTTGCCTGTGAAACCTGTGGTCGAAGATTTGCACGCTCAGATGAACGTCGACGCCACATGAAGATCCACTTAAGAGAACAAGCTAAGAAAGAGGAGGAGGCCAGAAAGGCTATGGTTTCTCAGTCCAATGGAACTGTTTCACCAATAAATAACAGGTCTCCTCAGTCAACACCTTCACCAATTCAAGTCCCAGTGACCTCAATGAATTCATACTAA
- the LOC138006647 gene encoding early growth response protein 1-like isoform X3, with protein sequence MLAMANPRFPAYEGDLDLDYPVPDVKQEGANQVSKACQQRLAHFKVPSLHDVISGPSGSTPPPSGQASPYSSPAHNLWIPDRTVLTPLISQGGTTPWSSFFQDPKLPMPHETSTGSTKVVTPNPQDLQQEQVPISASNNLSGMTKIPSQGNLYQRPIQQQVSSSSPMFMQATATLNMKWPILGAPSPFPTSMSPDTVMDKLLLHTATQPDFLAAPNKPVQRGRPAKAGSSLLKAKRTNLTQGRSRTPPSERPYACPVETCPRRFSRSDELTRHMRTHTGQKPFQCRICMRNFSRSDHLTTHIRTHTGEKPFACETCGRRFARSDERRRHMKIHLREQAKKEEEARKAMVSQSNGTVSPINNRSPQSTPSPIQVPVTSMNSY encoded by the coding sequence GAGACCTTGACTTGGACTATCCTGTACCGGACGTCAAGCAGGAAGGAGCCAATCAGGTCAGCAAAGCTTGCCAACAACGCTTGGCCCATTTCAAAGTTCCAAGTCTACATGATGTAATTTCTGGCCCTTCTGGGTCAACTCCTCCACCAAGCGGACAAGCTTCCCCTTACAGTTCACCCGCTCACAACCTCTGGATTCCTGATCGTACAGTTCTCACTCCTTTAATCAGTCAGGGTGGTACGACGCCTTGGAGTTCGTTTTTCCAAGATCCAAAACTCCCAATGCCACACGAAACCAGTACAGGGTCAACCAAGGTGGTGACACCCAATCCGCAAGATCTACAACAAGAGCAAGTTCCCATCTCCGCTAGTAACAATCTTTCTGGCATGACTAAAATCCCTTCACAGGGTAATTTATATCAGCGACCCATTCAGCAGCAAGTGAGCTCTTCATCACCAATGTTCATGCAAGCTACAGCTACACTTAATATGAAGTGGCCAATCCTTGGTGCTCCTTCTCCTTTCCCTACCAGCATGTCCCCCGATACAGTGATGGACAAGTTGCTACTGCATACAGCAACTCAACCAGACTTCCTTGCCGCACCGAATAAGCCTGTTCAAAGGGGTCGCCCTGCCAAAGCTGGTAGCAGTTTACTCAAAGCTAAGCGTACCAATCTTACTCAAGGACGTTCACGAACACCACCCAGTGAGCGACCTTATGCTTGCCCTGTTGAAACGTGCCCAAGGAGGTTCTCAAGATCAGATGAACTGACACGTCACATGCGAACTCACACTGGTCAGAAACCATTCCAGTGCCGAATTTGCATGAGGAACTTCTCCCGCTCAGACCATTTGACAACCCACATCAGGACTCACACAGGGGAAAAGCCATTTGCCTGTGAAACCTGTGGTCGAAGATTTGCACGCTCAGATGAACGTCGACGCCACATGAAGATCCACTTAAGAGAACAAGCTAAGAAAGAGGAGGAGGCCAGAAAGGCTATGGTTTCTCAGTCCAATGGAACTGTTTCACCAATAAATAACAGGTCTCCTCAGTCAACACCTTCACCAATTCAAGTCCCAGTGACCTCAATGAATTCATACTAA